Proteins co-encoded in one Nitratireductor kimnyeongensis genomic window:
- a CDS encoding ABC transporter permease — translation MSAPYAKLPAWADYGLIPLINLAVAFLVAGLVVMLVGENPFRAAAILVEGALGRGQNIAYTLYYATSFIFTGLAVAVAFHCSLFNIGGEGQAYVGGLGVAVVCLAFDSILPWWVVFPLAIVGAALFGAAWAFIPAYFQARRGSHIVITTIMFNFIAASLMVYLLVNVLKPAGAQAPQTRNFLEGGQLPKLNWVLEAMGFSIRSAPFNLSFLLALLAAFLVWVLIWRTRLGYEIRMRGFSPKAARYAGVSETKIIIITMLISGALAGMMALNPVMGDQNRLQIDFVTGAGFVGIAVALMGRSHPAGIVPAAILFGMLYQGGAELAFEMPNISRDMIVIIQGLVILFAGALEHMFRPSIQALFASLSPRSAGVEAQQGEGG, via the coding sequence ATGAGTGCGCCTTATGCGAAACTGCCCGCATGGGCCGATTACGGGCTGATCCCGCTCATCAATCTCGCCGTCGCCTTTCTGGTGGCCGGGCTGGTGGTGATGCTGGTGGGGGAAAACCCGTTTCGCGCCGCCGCCATTCTGGTGGAAGGGGCGCTGGGCCGCGGGCAGAACATCGCCTACACGCTCTATTACGCGACGAGCTTCATCTTCACAGGGCTTGCCGTCGCCGTTGCCTTCCATTGCAGCCTGTTCAACATTGGCGGCGAAGGGCAGGCCTATGTGGGCGGGCTGGGCGTGGCGGTGGTCTGCCTCGCCTTCGACAGCATTCTGCCCTGGTGGGTGGTGTTTCCGCTGGCCATTGTGGGTGCGGCACTGTTTGGCGCGGCGTGGGCCTTCATCCCGGCCTATTTCCAGGCAAGGCGCGGGTCGCACATCGTCATCACCACCATCATGTTCAATTTCATCGCCGCCAGCCTGATGGTCTATCTGCTGGTCAATGTACTGAAGCCCGCCGGCGCGCAGGCCCCGCAGACCCGCAATTTCCTTGAAGGCGGGCAATTGCCCAAGCTCAACTGGGTGCTGGAGGCGATGGGCTTTTCCATCCGCTCCGCTCCGTTCAACCTCTCTTTCCTGTTGGCGCTTCTGGCGGCGTTTCTCGTCTGGGTGCTGATCTGGCGCACACGGCTCGGCTATGAAATCCGCATGCGCGGTTTCAGCCCCAAGGCCGCGCGCTATGCCGGCGTCAGCGAAACGAAAATCATCATCATCACCATGCTCATCTCCGGCGCGCTTGCCGGCATGATGGCGCTCAACCCGGTGATGGGCGACCAAAACCGTTTGCAGATCGATTTCGTCACCGGCGCAGGCTTTGTCGGCATCGCCGTGGCGCTGATGGGGCGCTCCCATCCGGCGGGCATCGTGCCGGCGGCCATCCTGTTCGGCATGCTCTATCAGGGCGGGGCCGAGCTTGCCTTCGAGATGCCCAATATCTCGCGCGACATGATCGTCATCATTCAAGGCCTTGTCATCCTCTTTGCCGGCGCGCTGGAGCACATGTTCCGTCCTTCGATCCAGGCGCTTTTCGCCAGTCTCAGCCCGCGTTCGGCGGGCGTCGAGGCGCAGCAGGGAGAGGGTGGCTGA
- a CDS encoding ABC transporter permease, producing the protein MDFFHSLILVLDSTVRLSIPLLLAALAGLYSERSGVFDIGLEGKMLAGAFAAGAAAAVTGSAWAGLGAAMLISVFLALVHGFASITHRGNQIVSGVAINFIAAGSTIILGQAWFRQGGRTPSLPSDARFSSIELPFAEAVRDVPILGEIYSELISGHSLLTYAAFLLVPFTWWVLFRTRFGLRLRAVGENPAAVDTAGISVSWLRYRAVICTGILTGMAGAYLSMAQNAGFVKDMTAGRGFIALAALIFAKWKPVPVMFACLLFGFLDAFAIRIQGTPLPLIGQVPVQFMQALPYILTVVLLAGFIGKAVPPRAGGVPYVKER; encoded by the coding sequence ATGGATTTCTTTCATTCCCTGATCCTCGTTCTCGATTCCACCGTGCGGCTGTCCATCCCGCTGCTTCTGGCGGCACTCGCCGGGCTTTATTCGGAGCGGTCGGGCGTGTTCGACATCGGCCTTGAAGGCAAGATGCTGGCCGGCGCATTTGCTGCCGGCGCGGCGGCGGCCGTTACCGGCTCCGCCTGGGCAGGCCTTGGCGCGGCGATGCTGATTTCCGTGTTCCTCGCGCTTGTGCATGGCTTTGCCTCCATCACCCATCGCGGCAACCAGATCGTCTCGGGCGTCGCCATCAATTTCATTGCCGCCGGCTCCACCATCATTCTGGGGCAGGCCTGGTTCCGGCAGGGCGGGCGGACCCCCTCGCTGCCAAGCGATGCGCGCTTCAGCTCGATCGAGCTGCCCTTTGCCGAGGCGGTGCGCGATGTGCCCATTCTGGGCGAGATCTACTCCGAGCTCATCTCCGGCCATTCGCTGCTCACCTACGCTGCCTTCCTGCTTGTGCCCTTCACCTGGTGGGTGCTCTTCCGCACCCGTTTCGGCCTCAGGCTGCGGGCGGTGGGCGAAAACCCGGCAGCGGTCGACACGGCGGGCATCTCCGTCTCATGGCTGCGCTATCGTGCCGTCATCTGCACCGGCATCCTCACCGGCATGGCTGGCGCCTATCTCTCCATGGCGCAGAATGCCGGCTTCGTGAAGGACATGACGGCAGGCCGCGGCTTCATCGCGCTGGCAGCCCTCATCTTCGCCAAGTGGAAGCCCGTCCCGGTCATGTTTGCCTGCCTCCTGTTCGGCTTTCTCGATGCATTTGCAATCCGCATTCAGGGCACGCCCCTGCCCTTGATCGGCCAGGTGCCGGTGCAGTTCATGCAAGCCCTGCCCTACATTCTCACCGTCGTGCTTTTGGCCGGCTTTATCGGCAAGGCCGTGCCGCCGCGCGCCGGTGGCGTGCCCTATGTGAAGGAGCGTTGA
- a CDS encoding purine-nucleoside phosphorylase, producing the protein MKQAVDRLTERLNGLAPQLALVLGSGLGGLVNDVDDAVRISYSELPGFPQSGVTGHAGEIVAGRLAGTPVLMLAGRAHYYEHGDPAAMRPALETLWGIGITQLILTNAAGSLREDMPPGSVMLIEDHINFSGANPLIGEGSDRRFVGMSEAYDAGLREGLEKAALNTGTQLHKGIYMWFSGPTFETPAEIRMARTLGADAVGMSTVPEVILARYFGLRVAACSVITNLGAGMSAGELSHQETKDMAPIGGQRLASILGQLCADGLQAN; encoded by the coding sequence ATGAAGCAGGCCGTCGATCGTCTGACGGAGCGGCTCAACGGGCTTGCCCCGCAGCTTGCGCTGGTGCTGGGCTCGGGGCTTGGCGGGCTTGTCAACGATGTGGACGATGCCGTGCGCATCTCATATTCCGAGTTGCCAGGCTTTCCGCAAAGCGGGGTGACGGGCCATGCGGGCGAAATCGTCGCGGGGCGGCTTGCCGGCACGCCGGTCCTGATGCTAGCAGGCCGCGCGCACTACTATGAGCACGGCGATCCCGCCGCCATGCGCCCGGCGCTTGAAACCTTATGGGGCATCGGCATCACGCAGCTCATCCTCACCAATGCCGCCGGCTCCCTGCGCGAAGACATGCCGCCCGGCTCGGTGATGCTGATCGAGGATCACATCAATTTCTCGGGCGCCAACCCGCTGATCGGCGAAGGCAGTGACCGTCGTTTCGTCGGCATGAGCGAGGCGTACGACGCAGGCCTGCGCGAAGGCCTTGAGAAAGCAGCTCTGAACACGGGCACGCAGTTACACAAGGGCATCTATATGTGGTTCTCCGGACCCACCTTCGAAACACCGGCGGAAATCCGCATGGCGCGCACGCTGGGTGCCGACGCGGTCGGCATGTCGACCGTGCCCGAAGTCATTCTCGCGCGCTATTTCGGGCTTCGTGTCGCCGCCTGCTCTGTCATCACAAATCTGGGTGCAGGCATGAGTGCTGGCGAACTCTCCCATCAGGAAACCAAGGACATGGCGCCCATCGGCGGGCAGCGCCTCGCTTCCATTCTCGGCCAGTTGTGCGCCGACGGCCTTCAGGCCAATTGA
- a CDS encoding cytidine deaminase, with protein MNASDLFSAASAAMKNAYAPYSRFPVGAAVRTEAGTIHAGCNIENASYPEGWCAETTALGHLVMAGGGRVTEIAVVAEKMPKIMPCGGCRQRLAEFATEDAVLHLCDTNGVLETVPFSAVFPRGFSFEDGK; from the coding sequence ATGAACGCCAGCGACCTCTTTTCCGCCGCCAGCGCGGCCATGAAAAACGCCTACGCCCCCTATTCGCGCTTTCCCGTGGGGGCCGCGGTCAGGACCGAGGCGGGCACCATCCATGCCGGCTGCAACATCGAGAACGCCTCCTATCCCGAAGGCTGGTGTGCGGAGACCACCGCGCTCGGCCATCTCGTCATGGCAGGCGGCGGGCGCGTAACCGAGATCGCCGTGGTGGCGGAGAAAATGCCGAAAATCATGCCCTGCGGCGGCTGCCGGCAGCGGCTGGCGGAATTCGCCACGGAAGATGCGGTGCTACATCTGTGCGACACCAACGGCGTTCTGGAAACGGTGCCTTTTTCTGCGGTCTTTCCGCGCGGATTCAGTTTTGAGGATGGCAAATGA
- a CDS encoding GIY-YIG nuclease family protein encodes MSVSQEFGRTIQLFLVDGSPNGLMVVSLHGWTGSLLVSRQSRFDRLLQRPEMEKTGVYILYGQDPDNPLKMRAYIGEADSLKDRLPSSARDRGFWETAVAITTSDDALTKGHVQYLEARLIEMAASAARATLENSKYPSPDKRRLPEADKANMEAFLANLKTVLPVVGIDFLKQATAQEVPQKAEPDGSGNSILPQASFEIRHRSGVQARAIEEEGEFIVLKGSQALRNTGYVQLSYKELKDDLILQGILKEIAEDRFEFATSFAFKSPSAAAAVVLDRNTNGRTTWKVEGRKLTYHDWQSLDHASSSKEAAE; translated from the coding sequence ATGAGTGTGAGCCAGGAGTTCGGTCGGACTATTCAGCTGTTTTTGGTCGATGGCAGCCCAAACGGCTTGATGGTTGTGTCTCTCCACGGATGGACAGGTTCGCTGCTTGTCAGCAGGCAAAGTCGTTTTGACCGCTTGCTTCAAAGGCCGGAAATGGAAAAGACCGGCGTCTACATTCTGTACGGCCAAGACCCCGACAACCCCCTGAAGATGCGCGCGTATATCGGCGAAGCCGACAGCCTCAAGGATCGCCTTCCCAGTAGCGCCCGCGACCGCGGGTTTTGGGAAACAGCTGTGGCCATCACAACCTCGGATGACGCGCTGACGAAGGGGCACGTTCAATATTTAGAAGCGCGCCTTATCGAGATGGCTGCATCTGCAGCCCGCGCCACTCTCGAAAACTCGAAATATCCAAGCCCCGACAAGAGGCGTTTGCCCGAGGCTGACAAGGCAAATATGGAAGCGTTTCTGGCCAATCTGAAAACGGTTCTGCCGGTTGTCGGTATAGATTTCCTGAAGCAGGCCACTGCACAGGAAGTTCCACAAAAGGCTGAACCGGACGGTTCCGGAAACTCGATACTACCCCAAGCATCCTTTGAGATTCGACACCGCTCGGGCGTTCAGGCGCGGGCCATAGAGGAAGAAGGGGAGTTTATTGTGTTAAAGGGGTCGCAGGCCCTCAGGAACACCGGCTATGTTCAGCTAAGCTATAAAGAACTCAAAGACGACCTGATTTTACAAGGCATTCTCAAAGAGATTGCGGAAGATCGTTTTGAGTTTGCCACTTCATTCGCATTCAAAAGCCCATCTGCAGCCGCCGCAGTGGTCCTGGATCGCAACACCAACGGACGCACGACTTGGAAGGTCGAGGGACGAAAGCTGACCTACCATGACTGGCAGTCGCTTGATCATGCATCGAGTTCCAAGGAGGCGGCGGAATGA